In Leguminivora glycinivorella isolate SPB_JAAS2020 chromosome 19, LegGlyc_1.1, whole genome shotgun sequence, a single genomic region encodes these proteins:
- the LOC125236689 gene encoding uncharacterized protein LOC125236689 produces MPASKDSHSKYSSNHSYSNNGMTLSAKVYHPATNLMPLTPPHSPTGVAPSFNSKTTHSWSRQNSYNNGKQS; encoded by the exons ATGCCTGCCTCGAAAGACTCCCACTCAAAATACTCCTCAAACCATTCATACTCTaata ACGGCATGACCCTATCAGCAAAAGTCTACCACCCAGCGACCAACCTGATGCCTTTGACACCCCCCCACTCCCCAACGGGCGTCGCCCCCTCCTTCAACTCCAAGACCACCCACTCCTGGAGCCGACAGAACAGCTACAACAACGGCAAGCAGTCCTGA